Proteins encoded by one window of Cylindrospermum stagnale PCC 7417:
- a CDS encoding type II toxin-antitoxin system RelE family toxin encodes MSYFVEYESEAFADLEELTQSVQKRVVNKINWLADNFDQITPQPLTADFSGFFKLRVGDYRVIYEFSQEERIIFINRIRHRREVYN; translated from the coding sequence ATGAGCTACTTTGTGGAATATGAATCAGAAGCCTTTGCTGATTTAGAAGAGCTAACTCAATCTGTCCAAAAACGCGTAGTTAATAAAATCAACTGGCTGGCTGATAACTTTGACCAAATAACTCCACAACCATTGACGGCTGACTTTTCAGGTTTCTTTAAACTCAGAGTTGGGGATTACCGGGTGATTTATGAATTTAGTCAAGAGGAAAGAATAATCTTCATCAACAGAATTAGACACCGTAGAGAAGTTTACAACTGA
- a CDS encoding tetratricopeptide repeat protein, which translates to MKSRNSIIFTLALKSAIACSGALPIAFSSMLLSAGVVSGQPAPTATPSQVISNQEREELAQLRASNRTQQQVQSDFNRAFTRTTALFNVWLTILSLFPVAVIASLWLLRRAVIREIVERAMKQQQGMESLQNQLTAVKQEAENIIQEAKNINHELAQEADILRLNIKNEQQNLSILISELSQAKEQFLATLASDIKASQQNISNLESELAAQLSELRSSAQRKRDLTLEILANSESELAAQLSELQLSAQRKRDLTLEILSNLESELASQLSNWQLTAQELRDLTLESFRKLESELASQLAEFQIAAEKQKDTAIANIEKSRSEFASQLAGWHSDTQHQKDYTLENLTKFQLEFTAELSALQVEAQNRRNSTLENLEKLNHLFKSQISELQGDAFNQKDKMIESLVNLQLEFSAQLSELQVDAQQQQEKIIKNLEKSSLEFNSQFSELQKYTKQQKNLILERLRKLADEFSSQLSELQLDAQERKDLILQELAESSPAPGVEVKDQIKSPASKPELTADEYVKEADNLLSEKRYPEAFAVYEKAVKINPDDAVTWLKRGIVLVRLKRYKEAIASYDKAIQIQPDYHQAWCDRGVAFGYLRRHQEAFACFDKATQVKPDDGVAWLNRGLSLVELDKYEDAIASFDQALQFQPDSPKIWDKRGYTLVRLGQDDDAIASFDKALEIQPNYASAYYNKAACYALQRQAEPAVVNLEKAIQINRRYKEEAAADIDFDEITEDKRFRQLTEI; encoded by the coding sequence ATGAAGAGCAGGAATTCAATCATCTTCACTTTAGCGTTAAAAAGTGCGATCGCTTGCAGCGGGGCGTTGCCCATCGCTTTTTCATCCATGCTGCTATCTGCTGGTGTTGTCAGTGGACAACCTGCACCTACCGCCACCCCATCTCAGGTAATATCGAATCAAGAGCGGGAAGAATTAGCGCAACTGCGAGCCTCCAACCGAACTCAACAGCAAGTCCAATCCGATTTTAATCGCGCTTTTACTCGAACAACCGCCCTGTTCAACGTCTGGCTAACTATATTGAGTCTGTTTCCCGTTGCGGTGATTGCTTCACTTTGGCTACTACGACGCGCGGTAATTCGCGAAATTGTTGAGCGAGCCATGAAACAACAACAAGGAATGGAAAGCTTACAAAATCAGCTAACTGCTGTTAAGCAAGAAGCAGAAAATATCATTCAAGAAGCGAAGAATATAAATCATGAATTGGCACAGGAAGCTGATATTCTGAGACTGAATATAAAAAACGAGCAACAAAATTTATCTATACTTATATCTGAGTTGTCGCAAGCAAAAGAACAATTTCTGGCAACTTTAGCATCGGACATTAAAGCCTCTCAACAAAATATTAGTAATCTAGAATCTGAGTTAGCCGCTCAACTATCTGAATTAAGGTCTTCTGCTCAACGCAAAAGAGATTTAACTCTAGAAATACTCGCTAATTCAGAATCTGAGTTAGCCGCTCAACTATCTGAATTACAGTTATCTGCTCAACGCAAAAGAGATTTAACTTTAGAAATCCTCAGTAATTTAGAATCTGAATTAGCCTCTCAACTATCTAATTGGCAGTTAACTGCTCAAGAACTGCGGGATTTAACTCTGGAGAGTTTCCGAAAATTAGAATCTGAATTAGCCTCTCAACTAGCAGAGTTCCAAATAGCTGCTGAAAAACAAAAGGATACGGCTATTGCTAATATAGAAAAATCCCGTTCTGAGTTTGCATCTCAACTTGCTGGCTGGCATTCTGATACTCAGCACCAAAAAGATTATACTCTTGAAAATTTAACAAAATTTCAGTTAGAATTTACCGCTGAGTTATCGGCATTACAAGTTGAGGCTCAAAACCGAAGAAATAGCACTCTAGAAAATCTAGAAAAATTAAATCATCTCTTTAAATCACAAATTTCTGAATTACAGGGTGATGCTTTTAATCAAAAAGATAAAATGATTGAGAGTTTAGTAAATTTACAGTTAGAATTTTCGGCTCAACTCTCAGAATTACAGGTGGATGCTCAACAACAGCAAGAGAAAATTATTAAAAATTTAGAAAAGTCTAGTTTAGAATTTAACTCTCAATTTTCAGAATTACAAAAGTACACGAAACAACAAAAAAATCTCATTTTAGAGAGGCTGAGAAAATTAGCAGATGAGTTTAGCTCTCAACTCTCAGAATTACAGTTAGATGCTCAAGAACGTAAGGATTTAATCTTGCAAGAACTGGCTGAGAGTTCACCTGCACCCGGTGTAGAAGTTAAAGATCAAATCAAGTCACCAGCATCCAAACCAGAATTGACGGCGGATGAATATGTGAAAGAGGCAGATAATTTATTGTCTGAAAAGCGCTATCCAGAGGCTTTTGCTGTTTACGAAAAAGCAGTAAAAATTAATCCTGATGATGCGGTGACTTGGTTGAAACGCGGGATAGTTTTAGTCCGGTTGAAACGTTATAAAGAAGCAATCGCATCTTATGATAAAGCTATTCAGATTCAACCAGATTATCACCAAGCTTGGTGCGATCGCGGTGTGGCTTTTGGCTATTTAAGACGACATCAAGAAGCTTTTGCCTGTTTTGATAAAGCCACCCAAGTGAAACCGGATGATGGAGTTGCTTGGTTAAATCGCGGTCTTTCCCTGGTAGAGTTGGACAAATACGAAGATGCGATCGCATCTTTCGATCAAGCGCTGCAATTCCAACCTGATTCCCCCAAAATCTGGGATAAGCGGGGTTATACCTTGGTGAGACTCGGACAAGATGATGATGCGATCGCTAGTTTTGACAAAGCGCTAGAAATTCAGCCAAACTACGCCAGTGCATATTACAACAAAGCCGCCTGCTATGCGCTGCAAAGACAAGCCGAACCAGCCGTGGTAAATCTAGAAAAGGCGATTCAAATTAATCGCCGATACAAAGAAGAAGCCGCCGCTGACATCGATTTTGATGAGATTACAGAGGATAAACGCTTCAGACAGTTAACTGAAATTTAA